Proteins from a genomic interval of Cryptococcus neoformans var. grubii H99 chromosome 8, complete sequence:
- a CDS encoding uridine kinase, with translation MEQTAGHRTPRTQQHFVYDPTQPQSKNQVLISHGRAPWYGPDGRNVEAYVVGIAGGSASGKTSVARAILSALNYIPTVLILSQDSFYNAHSPEEVELAFKNDLDLDHPDAIDMTLFAQCIKDLKQGKATEIPVYSFHHHQRMSEKKYIYGASVIIVEGIMALQSAELRELYDLKVFVNCDSDLMLARRIKRDVKERGRDVEGILDQYLRFVKSSYDTFVQPSSRYADIIVPGSSNQLAIELLVSHIKRQLESRSLRFRRVLADIGENRGSSTPSVEKFDKQIVLLEQRNQLRGIMTILRDRTTCREEFIFHIDRLSTIIVEKALTLVPCEPKVVKTPNKNIYKGISQTNNLVGVSILRSGLPFSQGLRRVIRDVPIGGILIQSDPKTGEPLLLKSDLPHCLRSRETNGDVRCLLLDSQMGTGAAAMMAIRVLLDHGISQDRIIFLTYLISRSASYSVLRAFPNIQIVTAAIDPGLDEVKIPYMPGSLIMGEAAGEGDFAVRLVDQLGHEEDKKGDRVKDLLKTDEEMAADGFKMNILKGTEELKFSRKHKRTHSPTGEKRAWVISPGMGHVGDRYYLV, from the exons ATGGAACAGACAGCAGGACATCGCACTCCCAGGACACAACAACACTTTGTCTACGACCCCACGCAGCCGCAGAGCAAAAACCAAGTCCTGATATCCCACGGACGGGCACCCTGGTACGGCCCTGATGGCAGGAATGTCGAGGCATATGTGGTGGGTATTGCCGGAGGTAGTGCGTCCGGAAAG ACTTCTGTAGCGCGGGCTATCCTTTCGGCCCTCAACTACATCCCCACGGTTCTTATCTTGTCCCAGGATTCGTTTTACAATGCTCATTCCCCAGAAGAGGTCGAACTGGCTTTCAAAAATGACTTGGACCTCG ACCATCCCGACGCCATTGACATGACGCTGTTTGCTCAG TGCATCAAGGACCTGAAGCAAGGCAAAGCTACAGAG ATCCCGGTCTACTctttccatcatcatc AACGTATGTCGGAGAAAAAGTATATCTACGGTGCAAGCGTCATCATTGT TGAAGGTATCATGGCTCTTCAATCAGCAGAGTTGAGGGAATTGTACGACCTCAAGGTCTTTGTG AATTGCGATTCAGATCTCATGCTAGCAAGACGTATAAAGCGAGATGTCAAGGAACGAGGGAGGGATGTGGAAGGCATCCTCGACCAG TATTTGAGGTTTGTTAAAAGCAGCTACGATACTTTTGTCCAGCCTTCATCGCGCTATGCGGATATT ATTGTTCCGGGGTCCTCAAATCAACTTGCCATCGAACTTCTTGTCTCGCATATCAAGCGCCAACTCGAGTCTCGTTCTCTTCGGTTCCGTAGAGTGTTAGCCGATATCGGTGAAAACCGCGGCAGCAGCACTCCTTCAGTAGAAAAGTTTGACAAGCAGATTGTTTTGCTTGAGCAAAGAAACCAGCTGCGC GGTATCATGACAATACTTCGAGATCGTACCACGTGCCGAGAGGaattcatcttccatatcGATCGTTTATCAACCATTATCGTGGAGAAGGCCCTTACACTTGTTCCGTGTGAGCCTAAGGTTGTGAAAACACCGAATAAAAATATTTACAAAGGTATTTCCCAGACCAAC AATCTTGTGGGGGTATCCATTCTTCGCTCTGGTCTTCCGTTCTCTCAAGGTCTTCGTCGGGTCATCCGTGATGTGCCTATCGGTGGTATACTCATCCAGTCCGATCCCAAGACTGGTGAGCCATTGTTATTGAAAAGTGATCTCCCTCATTGCTTGAGGTCACGGGAGACAAATGGAGACGTCAGGTGTTTGCTGTTGGATTCGCAGATGGGTACGGGAGCGGCTGCTA TGATGGCCATCCGCGTACTCCTTGACCATGGCATTTCTCAGGATCGTATCATATTCCTCACATACCTCATTTCTCGCTCAGCCTCATATTCTGTCCTGCGCGCATTCCCGAATATTCAAATTGTTACCGCAGCTATTGACCCTGGCCTGGACGAGGTGAAGATTCCCTACATGCCAGGAAGTCTTATTATGGGCGAGGCGGCTGGTGAGGGTGATTTCGCGGTAAGGTTAGTCGATCAGTTGGGAcatgaagaggacaagaAAGGGGATAGGGTGAAAGATCTGTTGAAGacggatgaagagatggctGCGGATGGTTTTAAGATGAACATTTTGAAGGGCACAGAGGAATTGAAATTTTCTAGAAAGCATAAAAGGACACATTCACCAACaggagagaaaagggcATGGGTCATTTCTCCAG GCATGGGCCATGTTGGAGATCGGTATTACCTGGTTTGA